One window from the genome of Alnus glutinosa chromosome 13, dhAlnGlut1.1, whole genome shotgun sequence encodes:
- the LOC133854685 gene encoding uncharacterized protein LOC133854685, producing MNSLFSSFDVLFAEVLGQTVKASFFPSAPKAGQSTDSTATGGVKSQHDGVPKKAAENVNKKQQPRKKTPRFAPELDGLNCFETIVSSY from the coding sequence ATGAATTCCCTCTTCAGTTCCTTCGACGTCTTGTTTGCTGAGGTCCTCGGTCAAACGGTGAAGGCCTCCTTCTTCCCTTCTGCCCCCAAGGCCGGCCAGAGTACTGATTCTACTGCTACTGGCGGCGTCAAGTCGCAGCATGATGGGGTTCCCAAGAAAGCTGCAGAGAACGTGAACAAGAAGCAACAGCCGCGGAAGAAGACCCCGCGGTTCGCGCCGGAGTTGGATGGGCTGAACTGTTTCGAGACCATCGTCtcttcttattaa